A region from the Nitrospirota bacterium genome encodes:
- a CDS encoding response regulator transcription factor gives MIKVAIISKKIDKDKIQSFKNAFLQSYEKLSDALMWHPDIIIIDDEFLHENIPSNIKILVVGYSTRDKILHYIHYSFFCGFINPDTSPQLLEKAIKAVQKGEVWVNRESISVVFDEFSKHVRRKNYNLDLLNGLSKREREVLNLMLNGFSNKSIAEKLFISEKTVKTHIYKSYKKLGISRRAEVMSLLLNKS, from the coding sequence ATGATAAAAGTTGCAATAATCTCAAAAAAAATCGATAAAGATAAAATTCAATCTTTTAAAAATGCCTTTTTACAATCATATGAAAAACTATCAGATGCATTAATGTGGCATCCTGATATTATTATAATTGATGATGAATTCCTTCATGAAAATATTCCATCTAATATCAAGATTCTTGTAGTTGGTTATTCAACAAGAGATAAGATTTTACATTATATTCATTATTCTTTTTTTTGCGGTTTTATAAACCCCGACACATCACCTCAGTTACTGGAAAAGGCTATTAAAGCAGTCCAGAAAGGTGAAGTTTGGGTAAATAGAGAGTCTATTTCCGTAGTATTTGATGAATTTTCTAAACATGTAAGAAGGAAAAATTATAATCTGGATCTATTGAACGGTCTCTCGAAGAGAGAACGTGAAGTCCTGAATTTGATGTTAAACGGATTCAGTAATAAATCCATCGCAGAAAAACTTTTCATCAGCGAAAAGACCGTAAAAACACATATCTATAAATCTTATAAGAAGCTTGGTATCAGCAGACGAGCAGAGGTAATGTCTCTTTTATTGAATAAAAGCTAA